The following are encoded in a window of Candidatus Polarisedimenticolia bacterium genomic DNA:
- the ubiG gene encoding bifunctional 2-polyprenyl-6-hydroxyphenol methylase/3-demethylubiquinol 3-O-methyltransferase UbiG: MSGTMEPTQGPAPDWRGLEEHQKYDRFSRETPGGWWDLDGVVGGLHVLNRARVAYFRERLGSFEGKRMLDVGCGGGILSESLAREGAQVVAVDPSEASLAQAKEHARSENLPIEYRSGFAEEIGFHDEFDAVFAVDVLEHVQDLEATLRACARALKPGGFFGFLTHNQTLEAFTFLIWEQEYRQRVMPKGAHDFHKFITPEAMRAALERAGLQPGEIRGLSRQGSGSTYSIVVSDDVSVSYLGFATRPKGR, from the coding sequence ATGAGCGGGACGATGGAGCCGACGCAGGGACCCGCACCCGACTGGCGCGGGCTGGAGGAGCACCAGAAGTACGATCGCTTCTCGCGCGAGACGCCGGGGGGTTGGTGGGACCTGGACGGCGTCGTCGGCGGGCTGCACGTGCTGAACCGGGCGCGGGTCGCCTATTTCCGGGAGAGGCTGGGCTCGTTCGAGGGAAAGCGGATGCTCGATGTCGGTTGCGGCGGCGGCATCCTGTCGGAGTCCTTGGCGCGCGAGGGAGCGCAGGTCGTGGCCGTCGATCCTTCCGAGGCCAGCCTGGCCCAGGCCAAAGAGCACGCGCGCTCCGAGAATCTGCCGATCGAATACCGGTCCGGATTTGCCGAGGAGATCGGCTTCCACGACGAGTTCGACGCCGTCTTCGCGGTGGACGTCCTGGAGCATGTTCAGGACCTGGAAGCGACGCTGCGCGCCTGCGCCCGGGCGCTTAAGCCGGGCGGGTTCTTCGGCTTCCTCACTCACAATCAGACGCTGGAGGCCTTCACTTTCCTGATCTGGGAGCAGGAATACCGGCAGCGGGTGATGCCGAAAGGGGCGCACGACTTCCACAAGTTCATCACTCCCGAGGCGATGCGCGCGGCGCTGGAGCGCGCCGGACTGCAGCCCGGCGAGATCCGCGGCCTGTCGCGCCAGGGGAGCGGCTCGACCTACTCGATCGTGGTGTCGGACGACGTGTCGGTCAGCTACCTGGGATTCGCGACAAGGCCGAAAGGCCGCTGA